One Xiphophorus maculatus strain JP 163 A chromosome 23, X_maculatus-5.0-male, whole genome shotgun sequence genomic window, ATAAGTTAGTTTCATTCTATTTCAAGTGCCTTGCAGCAAGatggtcctgggttcgattccttgccccagggtctttctgcatggagttggcatgttctccctgtgcatggcgggttctctctgggttctccggcttcctcccacagtccaaaaacatgactgtcaggttaattggtctctctaaattttccctagatgtgagtgtgtgtgtgaatggttgtgtgtcctgtttctgtgttgcattagctggagacaggcaccagcatctcccgaccccattagggacaagggtgatagaaaatggatggatgaactaaaatacctggtaagattctgtgtttttgcagggtaAAAAGGAAGTCttcttgaattttaaaatacattcaatgCAAAACTCCAAGAGTCACATAAAGGTGaaacattgcattttaaataCTGAGCAAGTTAGAGAGCATTTTTTATTAAGTCttaaagcagaaatgaaaaactaaatttagaATCCCAAAAACAAAGCTTCGAAAATctcaaaaatccaaaatggcctCCTTCAACAGTCAGTAAAGGCACAAACAATGCAgtttaataacttttattttgcaaacaatCTTTCCAACTACAATAGGAACTAGTAGTTTATACTGGCACTGGACTAAATTTAGTAAATATAACcagaaacatggagaagcagcattcagcttctatgcaccacaaatctagaacaaacttccagaaaactgcaatacagcagaaacactgaactcctttaaatctagactaaaacccaCGTTTAAGAGTTTCTTTTGAACCActataaataaattgaacatatttgatgtttaaTAACAGCGCTTGGCAAAATGTTTACAGGttctgattttgtatttttgtgatgtaaagcactttgaactgccatgttgctgaaatgtgctgtacaagaAAACTTGACtggtcattttaaaagtttcttgaACTAAGCAGTTTCTAAAAGGAAAAGCCAAGCAATGATCCCATTACTACAGCAATAAGGAAGAGaaggaaacaattttaaaacattgccATTTATTTCAGCTGTAATGCATTTTATGCATCaatataaaactgattttgaaataCAAGGACAAACATTGAGCTGTTAAAACGTCACAATGACCTGATCAGGGCAGCAGTAGAAACGGTATGAAGCCAAGGCACACCAACAAGTGGAAGGAATTAAACTTTGTACAGGTAAGAGCCCTTCAGCTCAGCTTTAAGATAAATTAAAGAAGGAGGATGGTCAGAACAACCAGCATTCAACATCTCCTACAGGTAGGAAcctttttattcacaaacatgTCTGAACCTGAAACAAGGTGATTGGTAAGGTTCTGTAGAAACCAAAGCTGTGCGTCATctggctggaaaaaaaaaagaaaagtgaggaAACCTCCACCAAGCACTGAATACAGAGGTCTGGCATCACTGGTTTCAGGTGGCAGGTGGAGTGCAGAGGAGGAGTGAAAACAAAGAGCGCCCTGGTCAGATAAGATTTCTTACAAAAAGTCAAAGCAGTCCAgtgcaagagagagagagagagacttcTATCTCATGAAGTTCCCTCCTCCGATTTCTCTCTTGTATCTGTTGGTGAGGTGGTCGGCCTGCAGCGTGAGCTTGGACAGCACGCCAAACAGTCCTCTGAGGTGATAATGAAACTGATGCTCCAGGTCAGCGTTGTCCTGCACAGCCAGATCCCCCTTCACCGAtggctgctcctcttcctcctgcttcaCGGCGATCTCCAGGAAGCTGGCGCCGCTGCTCATCTCCCTCTTCAGCAAACCCCACTCCATGTCGTTCTTGATGGACTTGAGGAGCAGGTAGTGTTCGTACATGTCCCTCTGCTTGTTGCTGGCCACCTGGGACTCTGCCACGTCGTCgtcgttgttgttgttattgttggcCTGCTCCTCCAGGGGAACGTCTCTGAGCAGGCTGGGCACCATGATGGTCTCGTCCATGTTGTTGGCAGCTGCCATGAAGCGGTGCATGACGTTGAGGAGAGAGTGCTTGTTGCTGGCCGGGTCGTTGCTGATCTGCATCATCATGAGGGATTTATAGGCTTAGCTGCAGACTGGTTAAATTCGGGTTGAACCTGTAAAATAGGAAGCAgaacaattaaaaatctgaagcaCATAAAGCTGACAAGTCATCATTTCCTGAATATTCCTGCGGTGAAGCAAATCCTCATGACCTTGAATTATTTTCTCTATAAATGACGCTCATATGAAGCAGAAAATAGAGAGGACTCACACTCGCCTGAAGCTCCAGAAACCCTGAGGAGAATCTTTGTTGGCCGTTTTGGTTGTTAGTCTCGCCAGGAGCCGGACAGAAACCGCCGGGAAGGAAATGTGAACGTTTCCTCAGTTGTCTAGAAGCGTTAGCCCCGGTTTTATACCCGGAGCGCCggctggaaaaaataaaacaaatcaagccCCGCCCCCTTTCATTTCTCCTCACAGCCAATTGGAGTGCTGGGAGAATGTGGGCGGAGCTTAGTAGCTTCTGATCCGCGGCTGACCAATCAGAGAGGAGATTAGCGCCGTCAGTTAGCCGTGTTTGTGCCTCTGTTATCCGCTGCCTGGTTACGTCTCTCTCCGTGCTGCCAGGCCGTTACAATCTGAAGACACCTAAATAATACTCGTCTGTCAGGTTAGACTAGCGGGAAGCACTGAAAGGTTTTAATTACATCAGATTAATCCAGTTTTAGAATATCCCCCCCTCTCGGTTATTCGCTCTTATCTCCGCATTGGGAGCTTTACCCAACACTGCCCCCTGTTGGCTGAGCCACGTAGCTTCAACATTAACCCCCCATGAACTGATAAAACTCcctaatttaaattaataggTCACAATCTGTAACTCACTTAACACAGGTTAAAATATACATCTATTCCACCTGCTAGAGGAAACGCTGGTCTTACCTGAAGGCTTTAGACCGTAACGGCTCCAGAAACCCATTACGGTTGACAGGCCTGACTTTATTAAagtcccagcagcagcagcagcaactcaGGTGtgtttaattacattaattaatAATCAGGTGTGGCATAGTGCAGCTCTGGGCCTGTCTGGAACAGAATAACACTCAACTATGAACCAAgtgtgggttttttgttttttacctgcCATTACATTTACatctaaaaagttttaaaatgtgttttttttttttgttttactcgtATGCTTTATGTGTTCAGTCAATATTAGGTAGAAAGATCCAAACTACAAACTAAAATTTTGAGCAGTTTTTGCCATttggaaaatatagaaaaaacgCAGtcaattattataataaaagtaaaaatgtaaataatcgAAAATCTTTATTTCAAGACAAAAGGTAGTCCATaccatttagaaataaatacaatacattttttttattttattttttacaaatcctCTAGTTAAACTAATGAAGTCCTAAACCTTAAATTGTAATACACATTTATACTTTGAttcttaataatttaataaaatgtattttttttattcaacctttattttaccagaaaaaacgATTTGAGATTAAAAACTTATATTTCAAAGGAGTCCTGGCAAAGAGGCAGCATAAATTATTACTATATTatattgaattattatttataataataataataattacattttgtttccagGAGTAAAATGGGCAAAAAGGATGGTTTAGCAAGAAATATAACAGAGAAACAAGGGAAatataagtaataaaatatacagcagaaatatgaaaaagtacaaatacagcAGCAGAATTTATACTACATGATTATGTAAAATAGTTATATTTCACACATAGTTATAACTCTATATTGATTATGTAGTTATAATCAATAAATAGTGGCCAATATCATTTAAAGTTCTTCATTTCAGcaattaatttgtgtttattagTGTTAATTTTCAACATTCTGACTCACAGCTGGTGAAAACCCAAATTTCAGTTCCTCAGGAGATTTTAAGATGATATAAATTACAATATAGAAACACTCCATCTGAGTTAGGTGTCCAGCAGACAGTCACTGATACGCTCCACAAGGATAGTTGAAAGGTCAAGTTACAGCTAAGGTAGCTGGCTGTTCAGAGAACGTTGTTTCCAAGAATATTGTTGGAAAGTTAGGTGGAAGGAAGAATGTGGTAGAAAGGGTTTCACACAATACAGGGATAGTTGAGAGGACTGTACatgagattaaataaatgaaataatttcagcAATATCCTACTACACTGACATGTTTCAGCTGTTAAATGGTTAATAAGAACAACTTTATTTGCACAACAGCCTctggatcttttattttgcaaatatccACCAACTCCTAGGTATCTGCAGGTTCAGCTACGTGCGTCTGAGACCGAGTTTGTTTTGCCAACATGGAAGCAGTAAAGTCAAAAGAACATGAAATGCAGGttcaaaataccaaaatgtttactaatatttgacaaaaacactCGAACTAATaaagtataaattaaaatagCCGAATTTTAGTTCTGGTTGTGCATCAATTTAATTTGACCAGCTCCTCTCCTGTCtctgcaaaaactaaaataaataagtctgTCTTTAAATGATGGATATAAATGTTTGcaagacagaaacatttaaagtatctttgctgttttctgcCGGTCTAGAGTCTCTGCTCACGTTGAATctggtgtttatttttccagcaaACACAGAGGGGAATCTCCAATGTACTGAGCAGCTGAAAGTAAACATGGCAGTAAACACAGACACTGGGAGTTCCCTTATTTCATGACAAGGTCAGAATATGTTTCACTAGAAATAAAGGTAATTtaatattcacaaaaacaatgttttattttaaaaaaagcaaatttttcaATAGCATTCTGagcatttttgagttttaaaccTTGAAAACACAACCAAAGCTTTAATTGGCAGGGTTTTGATGCGATGTTTTGGCTTATTAtaacttatttttctctaaTAAAATTAGTGTTTTAACTCCTCAAATGAGAACAAATTACGTCACACAGCATTTCTGCAAGTCGGCCCtgaatgttttagatgtttctgtgCTGTAACACAGCCGACTCAGATGAGGTGATGAAGCagagaaacagctaaaacaAGCAGGACTTATTTCGTCCAAATTTAAATGTTCTCCAAAATCACCTTTATTCCCCAAGTTTgtggacaaaaacaagaaattaagaCTTTAATTCCACTCACAATTAAGACTAGGGGTGGATGATACGTACTTAGAATATTATCAGTGTGTTGTGgtactttgtaatttattataCAAGTGataaaaaaactacttttttagTAACGCCAAGTATTCATAACACCACAAACAAATGGAATAAGATTCTTATTTCTTATTTGAAGTTAGAATCTTTAGGACACCAAATACAAAAAGAAGCaggatttatatcactaaacaacacatttaaccatatttttaatttaccaaTATTCTTTGATGTTCTTGTGGAAAACTAACAACTTATTCATTATTGTGACAATGATGaataattttcacaaaatgcaatTAATGATACGCTCCTACCTctaataaagacatttaaaatatgaatgaaagaagcaaataaagtttttttcttgggaatgtatgtataaaaagtgtttttaataatagaGACAGGTTGAGTTGGTAGAAATATTCAAGTTCTGCAACTAATGAGCTCAAACTTCAACTAAACACATttagtttatattattttgtgtttttatcacaaTCTCAGGAGTAAACGGCTGTGCAGACACATCCAGAGACCGTCAAAGATACCagatttcatctttattttttttcacatgcatCCAAAGAACAACACCAACACTGAACACAGAGTCATTGGAGCGGCTGGATTGGCACATAATGGCTGCCGTTCATCAGTACTGGCCCACACACCGTCTCTCTTCCACATAATTCATCCAGAGCAGCGATCTCTGTCTCCCATTAGTTTCACATGTAAAGACACAAGTGGCGTTGAAGATTTTCTATACACTAGATCAAGCTTATTAGTGAAAAACAAGGCAGTTGAAGCACaggaaacacaaatattaagTTAACTACATAATGACAGCTAAACTGGAGTGAGTAACAGAAGCTTGTAGGTCCCTTTGTTTTGGTCAGGTGTCATCCCTGTAACGCGTTCGCTCTGCTGGGTGAGACAGTAAAAGTAGAAGCTGTAAGTTTTGCTCCCTAAAAATGAAACTAACACATTTATACAACATTAAAATCTGAGCTCAGTTTGCACCTGCGGCTGCCCAGCCGTCACCTGCAAACAGAGACGACAAACAGATAAATGAGGGCAGCGTAGTcaagagaaagaggaagtgaaGCCAGTAAAGCCGTACCTGTGACAGGTGACTGCTAGACCATCTCGTACTGGTTGTTGGTTATGTAGCGAGACAAGCAGCAGGCCAGGAAAATCCCAATGacctgaggggaaaaaaaccccatttatCTGGCTCCTGCAGCTCATATTAAACTGAATGCTTCAGATCCGTAACTTTCACAGAGACCCAAGTTAATATTATAACCTGCTGTGTTCTTGGACCAACGTTGAACTTTAACCCTGCTGTAAATTTACAACCAGATGAGCGACTGTCAGCACATTTAAACTGATAACATCGCTACCGTTACTGGCCTAATTATTAACTAGGATGGAGCAAGAaagctttaattattttaattagtttcagttcaaaccagaaccatcaattgattaaaaaatgaaatcagatttaTGACTATGCCTAGAAATGTTTAACTGTCTCAatccaaacaaaactgaagaagGCTTAAAGGAAGCcattttgttataaatgttagaaatgttcctctccattcatttcctatggaaCTGGTTTGATGAGGTGACAGTCGCTTGTCCTCACCCAgtgaaaggttttaaaatgtttcagtattTGATCATTAATTAAAgacaattaaatgaaaattaaacttttctgtATCCAATAATTATTTTCAGGGAACAGAATCTAAAATTTGATAATGGCACACTATTAAAAAGCTTATAATTTTATGAATTTCATACATCTGAATATTCAGCAAAGTCAGAACATCTGATTAACAGTCACAGATTTTAAGTTTGAATTTAGCTTCAATTATTACAAATGTGTTAACTGGTTTTAATTCATATTGAGAGCTTAATAGCTACAAGATAATCAAATTATATCTTTAAAAGGTGACTGTAATCCCAATCAAAGCTCTGATTCTCCTTGTTTCCGGCTGCTGGAAGTCAGATCAACGCAGCtcatttaaaactcattttaccTCAAATTTCCtcccagtttgtgtttttagccATGAAACAATCTGAGATTAACGCCGTTTTGATCTGATTTCACTGTTTAAAATGGCTGATCAAAGAGCTGATTAGCATCTGAGGATGTAATCTCCATTAAAGGATCCTTGATGAGGAAATACGCACAAGAAATGGCTGAGCTCGTTCTAGTCGCCTCGTTCTGGAACAATGCTGAGAAAGCTgaagcagaaatgtgaaaactgccagcattttagtgtttttaatcCTCCCTAACGTGGGGTTTGGCGCCCAAACTGCTTCATTTAGACAACATTTCTCCTGTTCTGCCTCAGTTTGGGTTCTACTATTAAAGCTGaaactgaaaaggaaaagttg contains:
- the LOC102234683 gene encoding mid1-interacting protein 1-like is translated as MMMQISNDPASNKHSLLNVMHRFMAAANNMDETIMVPSLLRDVPLEEQANNNNNNDDDVAESQVASNKQRDMYEHYLLLKSIKNDMEWGLLKREMSSGASFLEIAVKQEEEEQPSVKGDLAVQDNADLEHQFHYHLRGLFGVLSKLTLQADHLTNRYKREIGGGNFMR